The following are encoded in a window of Flavobacterium sp. WC2421 genomic DNA:
- a CDS encoding ABC transporter ATP-binding protein, with the protein MSISVQNISKSYQKTVAVDSITFQVKTGELFGLIGPDGAGKTTLFRILTTLLLANEGTATVAGFDVVNDYKSIRNVVGYMPGKFSLYQDLTVEENLNFFATIFGTTIEENYDIIKEIYVQIAPFKNRRAGKLSGGMKQKLALCCALIHKPKVLFLDEPTTGVDPVSRKEFWEMLKRLQQKGITILVSTPYMDEAALCDRIALIQKGSILKIDSPQNIIDNYEKTIYAVQAKNTYQLIEDLKNYSTQYSVFVFGEYIHYIDKNEFFDTQELEKYLHNNHHQDIVIKISKTTIEDVFMDLTNLNQ; encoded by the coding sequence GTGAGTATTTCAGTTCAAAATATTTCAAAATCCTACCAAAAAACTGTTGCGGTGGACTCCATTACTTTTCAAGTGAAGACAGGGGAATTGTTTGGACTTATTGGACCTGATGGCGCCGGAAAAACAACCTTGTTTAGAATTCTCACTACACTCCTACTTGCCAATGAAGGCACTGCTACTGTAGCTGGTTTTGACGTTGTTAATGACTATAAATCCATAAGGAATGTGGTAGGATATATGCCTGGAAAATTCTCGTTGTACCAAGATTTGACTGTAGAAGAAAATCTTAACTTTTTTGCCACCATATTTGGTACTACAATTGAAGAAAACTACGATATCATCAAAGAGATTTACGTACAGATTGCCCCATTTAAAAACAGACGCGCTGGAAAACTTTCGGGCGGAATGAAACAAAAATTGGCTTTATGTTGCGCATTAATTCATAAACCCAAAGTATTATTTCTCGACGAACCTACCACTGGTGTAGACCCCGTTTCTAGAAAAGAGTTTTGGGAAATGTTGAAACGATTACAACAAAAAGGTATCACCATTCTTGTTTCTACACCCTACATGGACGAAGCGGCTTTGTGCGATAGAATTGCATTGATCCAAAAAGGAAGTATCTTAAAAATTGACAGTCCACAAAACATTATTGACAACTATGAAAAAACAATATATGCTGTTCAGGCAAAAAACACCTACCAACTTATCGAAGATCTAAAAAATTATTCAACTCAATACAGTGTTTTTGTCTTTGGGGAATACATTCATTACATTGATAAAAACGAATTTTTCGATACGCAGGAATTAGAAAAATATTTGCATAATAATCATCATCAAGACATTGTAATAAAAATTTCAAAAACTACAATCGAAGATGTATTTATGGATTTAACCAACCTAAATCAATAA
- a CDS encoding ABC transporter ATP-binding protein translates to MSQEKIISVKNLSKKFGAFTAVNAITFEVNKGEIFGFLGANGAGKTTAMKMLIGISKPSSGEAIVAGYDVKTNSEMVKKSIGYMSQKFSMYDDLTIKENITFFGGIYGLNKTQIKEKTNQLIQELQLEAVADKLVGSLPLGWKQKLAFSVALLHEPKIVFLDEPTGGVDPITRRQFWEMIYAEAHKGTTLFVTTHYMDEAEYCDRVSIMVEGRIEALDTPKNLKKQYNVDSMNEVFLKLARNIE, encoded by the coding sequence TTGAGCCAAGAAAAAATCATATCTGTAAAAAACCTCAGCAAAAAATTTGGTGCTTTCACCGCAGTGAACGCTATTACTTTTGAAGTGAATAAAGGAGAAATTTTTGGTTTTCTAGGAGCAAACGGTGCGGGTAAAACCACTGCCATGAAAATGCTTATAGGAATTTCAAAACCCAGCTCAGGAGAAGCAATCGTAGCTGGTTATGATGTCAAAACCAATTCAGAAATGGTGAAGAAAAGTATTGGTTATATGAGTCAAAAATTTTCAATGTATGATGATTTAACCATAAAGGAAAACATCACTTTTTTTGGTGGAATCTATGGATTGAACAAAACGCAAATCAAAGAAAAAACAAATCAATTGATTCAAGAATTACAACTTGAAGCCGTTGCTGATAAACTGGTTGGTTCGCTGCCATTGGGCTGGAAACAAAAACTGGCTTTTTCAGTCGCTTTATTGCACGAACCTAAAATTGTATTTCTAGACGAGCCTACAGGCGGTGTGGATCCCATTACTAGAAGGCAATTCTGGGAAATGATTTACGCAGAAGCACACAAAGGAACTACCCTATTTGTAACTACACATTATATGGATGAAGCCGAATATTGCGACCGAGTTTCTATCATGGTGGAAGGTAGAATCGAAGCGCTGGATACCCCGAAAAATTTGAAAAAACAGTATAATGTGGATTCTATGAATGAAGTATTTTTAAAATTAGCGCGGAATATTGAATAA
- a CDS encoding ABC transporter permease, whose translation MKRFIGFVTKEFYHIFRDKRSMFILFGMPIAQIMLFGFAITNEINNVNIAILDQSKDTETQKIINKISASPYFHIEQEISSETQIESIFKKGKVKAVLVFQNHFIKDLQTKKLAKVQVITDATDPNIANTITNYINAILQNYLQEINKINQPAYQIQTQTQLYYNPELKSVFTFVPGVMTVILMLVSAMMTSISITREKELGTMEVLLVSPLNPLQVILGKVFPYIFLSIVNAIVILTLGIFVFGMPLQGSLFLLALESILFIITALSLGILISTISASQQTAMMLSLMGLMLPVIILSGFIFPISSMPLPLQIISNIIPAKWFIIIIKAIMLKGASIAIVWKETLILIVMTVFFIALSIKKYKIRLE comes from the coding sequence ATGAAACGATTTATCGGTTTTGTAACCAAAGAATTCTACCATATTTTTAGAGATAAACGCTCCATGTTTATCCTTTTTGGGATGCCTATTGCCCAAATTATGCTGTTTGGCTTTGCTATTACTAACGAAATCAATAATGTCAATATTGCTATTCTGGATCAATCAAAAGATACCGAAACTCAAAAAATAATCAATAAAATCAGTGCTTCTCCCTACTTTCATATCGAACAAGAAATTAGTAGTGAAACTCAGATTGAATCCATCTTTAAAAAAGGAAAAGTAAAAGCCGTTTTGGTTTTTCAAAACCATTTTATTAAAGATTTACAAACCAAAAAATTAGCAAAAGTACAAGTCATAACGGATGCCACTGATCCCAATATTGCCAATACAATTACCAATTATATCAATGCCATTTTGCAAAATTACCTGCAAGAAATCAATAAAATAAACCAACCTGCTTATCAAATACAAACCCAAACTCAACTGTACTACAATCCAGAACTCAAGAGCGTTTTCACCTTTGTTCCTGGGGTAATGACGGTGATATTAATGCTGGTTTCGGCAATGATGACCTCCATTTCAATCACTCGCGAAAAAGAATTAGGCACAATGGAGGTACTCCTTGTCTCGCCACTAAATCCTTTACAAGTCATACTTGGCAAAGTATTTCCTTATATTTTCCTGTCTATTGTAAACGCAATTGTAATATTGACCTTAGGTATTTTCGTATTTGGAATGCCACTCCAAGGCAGCTTATTTCTATTGGCACTAGAGAGTATTTTATTCATTATCACCGCACTTTCATTAGGAATATTAATTTCAACCATTTCTGCTTCACAACAAACTGCCATGATGCTTTCATTGATGGGATTAATGTTGCCTGTAATTATATTATCTGGATTTATATTTCCTATTTCCAGTATGCCTCTGCCCTTACAAATCATCAGTAACATTATACCTGCAAAGTGGTTTATCATTATTATAAAAGCAATAATGCTCAAAGGCGCTTCTATTGCTATCGTCTGGAAAGAAACACTGATTTTAATAGTAATGACCGTATTTTTCATTGCATTAAGCATTAAAAAATATAAAATAAGATTAGAATAA
- a CDS encoding ABC transporter permease — MRTILFIIQKEFRQIFRNKAMLPIIFILPFIQLLILSNAASFEVKNIKFSYVDSDHTAASRELISKFQSSDYFNIIDDFPSKKEANLQMQKGKVDVILEIPNHFERNLITDKISTLSVSINAIDGAAAGVENVYISQIIASYNQKIQSQLYQYNEGSYIQPQNIITIPSFWFNNTLNYKTLMVPGILVLLVTMLTLFLSAMNIVREKEIGTLEQINVTPIKKHQFIIGKLFPFWVLGLLILTVGLTIARLVFHIPIIGNIGLIYLFTSVYLLVILGIGLFISNYTETQQQAMFIAWFFTVIFILMSGLFTPIESMPNWAQQITLFNPIRYFVEIIRMVMLKGATFSEISTPFFIIAFYAFVINGFAVWSYKKTN, encoded by the coding sequence ATGAGAACAATATTATTCATCATACAAAAGGAGTTCCGACAAATCTTTAGAAATAAAGCCATGTTGCCTATTATATTTATTTTGCCATTTATACAATTATTAATTTTATCCAATGCAGCAAGTTTTGAAGTAAAAAACATTAAATTTTCCTATGTTGACAGTGACCATACGGCTGCTTCAAGGGAATTGATTAGTAAATTTCAATCTTCTGATTATTTCAATATTATTGATGACTTTCCTTCAAAAAAAGAGGCCAATCTTCAAATGCAAAAGGGTAAAGTTGATGTCATCTTAGAAATTCCAAATCATTTTGAACGCAATTTAATAACCGACAAAATATCGACACTTTCAGTTAGCATCAATGCCATAGATGGAGCTGCGGCCGGCGTAGAAAATGTTTATATCTCTCAAATTATAGCCAGTTACAATCAAAAAATACAAAGCCAATTGTATCAATACAATGAGGGATCCTACATACAGCCTCAAAATATTATTACAATTCCCTCTTTCTGGTTTAATAATACTTTAAACTACAAGACTCTTATGGTTCCGGGGATTTTAGTTTTATTAGTGACGATGCTTACACTTTTCCTATCCGCCATGAATATTGTTCGTGAAAAAGAAATAGGAACCTTGGAACAAATCAACGTGACGCCTATTAAAAAACACCAATTCATTATAGGAAAACTGTTTCCATTTTGGGTTTTAGGATTACTTATTTTAACGGTAGGCTTGACCATAGCAAGATTAGTATTTCACATTCCTATAATAGGGAATATTGGCTTAATCTACCTATTTACTTCGGTCTATTTATTAGTTATTCTTGGTATTGGTTTGTTTATTTCTAATTATACCGAAACCCAACAACAAGCCATGTTCATCGCTTGGTTTTTTACGGTTATTTTTATTTTGATGAGCGGATTATTCACTCCAATTGAAAGCATGCCCAACTGGGCACAGCAAATCACCCTATTCAACCCAATACGCTACTTTGTGGAGATTATTAGAATGGTAATGCTCAAAGGAGCTACTTTTAGCGAAATTTCCACTCCTTTTTTTATAATTGCTTTTTATGCTTTTGTTATTAACGGATTTGCAGTTTGGAGCTATAAAAAAACAAACTAG
- a CDS encoding PAS domain S-box protein encodes MKEKRPTYEELLKITKDQEYEISRLIKKERLVANFEFYFKESLDLVCLAGFDGFFKEINPAFIKILGYTKQELLNTPFIELVHPDDVAKSNAELKQLGQGISSLHFENRFIQKNGEIVYIQWTTSVDSSKENIYAIGRDITKIKKAEADLLESEELLENAQKISKIGSWEYNYVDHKMIWSNELYSIYELEKKDNQDLFQEYVKRFSKSDVDIFLDKIKKSKIDKKPFEAEQIAIISKNKTKWVYAIVYPIVDEKGDVIGLRGNTQDINEKRQIREELDTRKQTEAELKLKLVEEQSNHKFKNYIENAPDGIFIVDENGNFIEVNHAVTLMSGYSKLELLKLSMMDLTYQESMDDLGVCFNRLKTVGVSKGEFKTVHKSGEIKWCGVDSVKLSENRFMGFVKDITEIKRANELLRNTFERITDAFVALDNDWCYTYMNKKAGEILKRDPDQMIGKHIWTEFPDAVKGDFYNVCHKSIATQEYNRFEDYHKSSKRWIENHIYPSENGISNFFRDITEEKIVKEKIESNEKYFRALVENNEGIITVLDENLKTIFRSPSSERLTGYSNEELKKISDLDYYHPDYVEYMQEIIQKTVENPGIQNQVLFQVKHKNGHYIWLEGILNNLIDNSNVKGIVANLKDVTQSKIAQDLIEQNEKRFRALVENIDGIITVVDEKLKVIFRSPSSRKITGYTDKEYDELPESDYFHPDYLEYIHENFKKILEHPKEPVFILFQAKHKNGDYIWLEGILNNRLHDDSVKGIVANFRDVTARIESNETLVKERDVFAKIAATSPGLIYSMRQNHDGSICYPYASDAVKDIYGFSFEEIENNANKIFDLIHPDDIGNVLAKIKKTKTKLVPLKGQYRYYHPVKGLVWHEVNSLPVVEEEGTVICHGIVTDITDRIKADEKLLKANRLYLFISQINQMIVRTVDQETLFREACTIAVDFGEFSMAWIGLIDSKNSSVTPTVVAGIHQEYLDIIKTITTDVNTVEGNGPAGTAIRTGNYCISNDIENDLIMAPWKEEALKCGFQSIMSLPIKKFGIVIGVFTFYAGEKNFFDAEEIALLEEATGDVAFALEIFEKEKLKEKAEQKVFESEQRYHTLTEVSPVGIFRTDVEGYTTFVNPSWCEISGLSFEEAIGNGWLKALHEDDKVGILNGWENATYIGEKSLSEYRFVRPDGSVSWVIGQAIPEKNEKNEIIGYIGTITDITERKKIESLILKEKLLSETVINNLPGIFYLYDESGKFLKWNANFEKVTEYSTIEIDQMGPLAFFDEVEKEKVKKRIEDVFAKDNCVGENKLPGIEIEFYTKSNKRVPYYINSLPVEYEGKRCVLGMGLNLSEIKKAQNEIKIANERFERISVATNDAISEVDLVTGENWNNKAFVELFNFGNNDQLSNTDNKEIWRSKLHPDDRERVIDKLEKVYLSDVNTWSDEFRFLKKDGNYGYFFDRAVIIRDESGKAVRYIGSMTEITELQNIKQQLFNSEEKYSSLVEQASDAIFINDLSGNLLEVNKSACDMLGYTKEELCTKNLTDLYTIDELASRPIMYNELFSGDQTSLERHMIHKDRSLIPVEISAKMLVDKRIVAIVRDISRRKASEDEFKKMHKKLEAILEAIPDLLFEVDINGLIYNYHSRRNDLLALPPDLFLNKRFSDVLPSDVSNICQEAILEAAEKGFSTGRQYSLQLENRIHWFELSIAPMQEGEDDEIHYICLSRDITNAKQSDYAHLKSEERYRGLMNNLDAGIVVHAPDTSIIVNNQKAAELLGLNDGKMIGKTDADTAWVFFREDKSIMAIEEYPINQIISNKKSLKNFRIGINNPKTKDVIWLLVNGFPEIDANGEIFEVVISFIDVTEQKVMELELVKAKEQAETANRAKTDFLANMSHEIRTPLNGIIGFTHLLMKTNLEKNQLEYMGTVSESATTLMHIVNDVLDFSKIESGKLELSIEEVNLFELIKQVVDLFKYQAVQKGLKLTFTMDNNVPEYVLADSIRLKQILVNLLSNALKFTDFGEIRLDISETGTFKDDYLGLNFSVKDTGIGIKLNNNEKIFNSFVQEDNSTSRKFGGTGLGLAISNNLLALMDSKLHLQSEYGEGSNFYFDVKFKKITPTIVNVLDFGKSSIETESIPSEILNNKRVLIVEDNKINMLLAKTLVKRLITNCIIFEAKDGNEGVEMYVKEKPDVILMDIQMPNKNGYEAAYEIRKLEGDTSKTPIIAVTAGILTGEKEKCFESGMDDYLPKPIIISDLESMLLKWLNK; translated from the coding sequence ATGAAAGAGAAAAGACCTACATATGAGGAGTTACTCAAAATAACAAAAGATCAAGAGTATGAAATTAGTCGTTTAATTAAAAAAGAACGATTAGTAGCAAATTTTGAGTTCTACTTCAAAGAATCTTTAGACTTAGTGTGTTTAGCTGGGTTTGATGGTTTTTTTAAAGAAATCAACCCCGCTTTTATAAAAATATTGGGTTATACTAAGCAAGAATTGTTGAACACCCCCTTCATAGAATTAGTCCATCCTGATGATGTAGCGAAATCAAATGCTGAATTAAAACAATTAGGACAAGGAATTTCATCATTACATTTTGAAAACAGATTTATCCAAAAAAACGGGGAAATTGTTTATATACAATGGACAACCAGCGTGGATTCTTCAAAAGAAAATATTTATGCAATAGGACGAGATATTACCAAAATTAAAAAAGCAGAGGCTGATTTATTAGAAAGTGAAGAGCTACTGGAAAATGCCCAAAAAATATCAAAAATAGGAAGTTGGGAGTATAATTATGTTGATCATAAAATGATTTGGTCAAACGAATTGTATTCGATTTATGAATTAGAGAAAAAAGATAATCAAGATTTATTTCAGGAATATGTAAAACGATTTTCTAAATCAGATGTAGATATATTTTTAGACAAAATAAAGAAATCTAAAATAGATAAAAAACCATTTGAAGCTGAACAAATTGCCATTATTAGTAAGAATAAAACAAAATGGGTTTATGCTATTGTTTACCCAATTGTCGATGAAAAAGGAGATGTAATTGGTTTAAGGGGGAATACTCAAGATATTAACGAAAAAAGGCAAATTAGAGAAGAACTTGATACAAGAAAACAAACAGAAGCTGAATTAAAACTAAAATTAGTAGAAGAACAGAGTAACCATAAGTTTAAAAATTATATTGAAAATGCACCTGATGGAATTTTTATTGTTGATGAAAACGGTAATTTTATTGAGGTAAATCATGCTGTGACTTTAATGTCGGGTTATTCAAAACTAGAGCTCTTAAAATTATCAATGATGGATTTAACATACCAAGAATCTATGGATGATTTGGGAGTGTGTTTTAATAGGCTAAAAACAGTAGGAGTATCAAAAGGAGAATTTAAAACAGTCCACAAATCCGGAGAAATTAAATGGTGTGGCGTCGATTCAGTAAAACTTTCTGAAAATCGATTTATGGGTTTTGTTAAAGATATTACTGAAATTAAACGTGCAAACGAGTTACTTAGAAATACTTTTGAGCGTATTACGGATGCTTTTGTAGCACTTGATAATGACTGGTGTTACACCTACATGAATAAAAAAGCAGGAGAAATTCTTAAACGTGATCCTGATCAAATGATTGGTAAACATATTTGGACTGAATTTCCAGATGCTGTTAAAGGAGACTTTTATAATGTATGTCATAAATCAATAGCAACTCAGGAGTATAATCGTTTTGAAGATTATCATAAGTCTAGTAAGCGATGGATTGAAAATCATATTTATCCATCAGAAAATGGTATATCTAATTTTTTTAGAGATATAACTGAAGAAAAAATTGTTAAAGAAAAAATTGAAAGTAACGAAAAGTATTTTCGTGCTTTAGTTGAAAATAATGAGGGAATTATTACCGTTCTTGACGAAAATTTAAAAACGATATTTCGCAGTCCTTCATCGGAACGATTAACTGGATATAGCAACGAAGAGTTAAAGAAAATTTCTGATTTAGATTATTACCATCCAGATTATGTAGAATACATGCAGGAGATCATCCAAAAAACTGTGGAAAATCCGGGTATACAGAATCAAGTTTTATTTCAGGTAAAACATAAGAATGGACACTATATCTGGTTAGAAGGAATATTGAATAATCTAATTGATAACAGCAATGTAAAAGGTATTGTTGCTAATTTAAAAGATGTCACTCAAAGTAAAATAGCTCAAGACTTAATTGAACAAAATGAAAAACGTTTTAGGGCTTTAGTCGAAAATATTGACGGTATTATAACAGTTGTTGATGAGAAATTAAAGGTTATTTTTAGAAGTCCTTCGTCACGGAAAATTACTGGATATACAGACAAAGAGTATGATGAGCTTCCTGAATCAGATTATTTTCATCCTGATTATTTAGAGTATATTCATGAAAATTTCAAAAAAATATTAGAGCATCCAAAAGAACCAGTATTTATTTTGTTTCAAGCGAAACATAAAAACGGAGATTATATTTGGCTGGAAGGTATATTAAACAATAGACTTCATGATGATAGTGTGAAAGGCATTGTAGCAAATTTTAGAGATGTTACAGCTAGAATAGAATCAAATGAAACACTTGTAAAAGAGCGTGATGTATTTGCTAAAATTGCAGCTACTTCACCTGGTTTAATTTATTCTATGCGCCAAAATCATGATGGTTCAATATGCTATCCTTATGCGAGTGATGCGGTAAAAGATATTTATGGATTTAGTTTTGAAGAAATAGAAAATAACGCAAATAAAATTTTCGATTTAATACATCCTGATGATATTGGTAACGTACTTGCAAAGATTAAAAAAACGAAAACGAAATTAGTACCTCTTAAAGGACAATATCGCTACTATCACCCTGTAAAAGGACTCGTTTGGCATGAAGTAAACTCTTTACCTGTTGTTGAGGAAGAAGGGACCGTGATATGTCATGGAATTGTTACTGATATTACAGATCGAATTAAGGCAGATGAAAAATTACTTAAAGCCAATAGACTTTATTTATTTATAAGTCAGATTAATCAAATGATTGTTAGAACTGTCGATCAAGAAACACTATTTAGGGAAGCTTGTACTATAGCGGTTGATTTTGGAGAATTTAGCATGGCATGGATTGGATTAATTGATTCCAAAAACAGTAGTGTTACACCCACAGTGGTTGCGGGAATTCATCAAGAATATCTGGATATAATAAAAACGATTACTACTGATGTAAATACAGTTGAAGGAAATGGACCTGCAGGGACAGCAATAAGGACTGGAAATTATTGTATAAGTAATGATATTGAAAATGATTTGATAATGGCACCTTGGAAAGAGGAAGCGTTAAAATGTGGCTTTCAATCTATAATGTCACTTCCTATAAAAAAATTCGGAATTGTAATTGGCGTTTTTACTTTTTATGCTGGAGAAAAGAACTTTTTTGATGCCGAAGAAATTGCTTTACTAGAAGAAGCAACTGGCGATGTCGCTTTTGCCTTGGAAATTTTCGAAAAAGAAAAATTAAAAGAGAAAGCGGAACAAAAAGTTTTCGAAAGTGAACAACGCTACCATACACTTACAGAAGTATCTCCAGTTGGGATATTTCGTACTGATGTAGAAGGGTATACGACTTTTGTAAATCCAAGTTGGTGCGAAATTTCTGGTTTGTCATTTGAGGAAGCGATCGGTAATGGTTGGCTTAAAGCACTACATGAAGATGATAAAGTAGGGATTTTAAATGGTTGGGAAAACGCAACTTATATTGGTGAAAAATCATTGTCAGAGTACCGTTTTGTAAGGCCAGACGGTTCGGTATCTTGGGTTATAGGGCAAGCCATTCCTGAGAAAAATGAGAAAAATGAAATAATAGGGTATATAGGTACTATCACAGATATTACAGAACGTAAAAAAATTGAGAGTTTAATTTTAAAAGAAAAACTACTTTCTGAAACAGTAATAAATAATCTGCCGGGAATATTTTATCTATACGATGAATCAGGAAAGTTTTTGAAGTGGAATGCTAATTTTGAAAAGGTAACTGAGTATAGTACGATTGAAATTGATCAGATGGGGCCTTTAGCTTTTTTTGATGAAGTAGAAAAAGAAAAAGTTAAAAAAAGGATAGAAGATGTTTTTGCCAAAGATAATTGTGTAGGAGAAAATAAATTACCAGGTATTGAAATTGAGTTTTATACTAAAAGCAATAAGAGAGTTCCCTATTATATCAACTCTCTTCCTGTAGAGTACGAAGGAAAAAGATGCGTTTTAGGAATGGGATTGAATCTAAGTGAAATTAAAAAAGCTCAAAATGAAATAAAAATAGCCAATGAACGATTTGAGAGAATTTCGGTTGCAACAAATGATGCGATATCCGAAGTTGATCTAGTGACAGGGGAAAATTGGAATAATAAAGCATTTGTTGAACTCTTTAATTTTGGTAATAATGACCAATTAAGTAATACTGATAATAAAGAAATTTGGAGATCTAAACTTCATCCCGATGATAGAGAAAGAGTTATTGATAAACTTGAAAAAGTATACTTAAGTGATGTGAATACTTGGTCAGATGAGTTTCGTTTTCTAAAAAAAGATGGAAATTATGGCTACTTTTTTGACCGTGCTGTTATAATCAGAGATGAATCAGGAAAGGCCGTACGTTATATTGGAAGTATGACTGAAATCACAGAATTACAAAATATAAAACAACAGCTTTTTAATAGTGAAGAAAAATACAGTAGTCTAGTAGAACAAGCATCTGATGCTATTTTTATTAATGATCTTTCAGGTAATTTACTCGAAGTAAATAAAAGTGCTTGCGATATGCTTGGATATACAAAAGAAGAGCTTTGCACAAAAAATCTAACGGATCTATATACAATTGATGAGCTTGCGAGCAGGCCTATTATGTACAATGAACTATTTAGTGGTGACCAAACATCTCTAGAGCGCCATATGATTCATAAAGATAGATCATTAATTCCTGTTGAAATTTCGGCAAAAATGCTAGTTGATAAACGTATTGTGGCAATAGTAAGAGATATAAGCAGGCGTAAGGCATCAGAAGATGAGTTTAAAAAAATGCATAAAAAATTGGAAGCAATTTTAGAAGCTATACCTGATTTATTGTTTGAAGTAGATATTAATGGCCTAATTTATAACTATCATTCTCGCCGCAATGATTTGTTGGCTTTGCCTCCAGACTTGTTTTTGAACAAAAGGTTTTCAGATGTATTACCTTCTGATGTTTCAAATATATGCCAAGAAGCAATTTTAGAAGCTGCAGAAAAAGGCTTTTCTACTGGTCGACAATATTCTTTACAGTTAGAAAACCGCATTCATTGGTTTGAACTGTCAATAGCTCCTATGCAAGAGGGAGAAGATGATGAAATACATTATATATGTTTGTCTAGAGATATTACAAATGCAAAACAATCGGATTACGCACATTTAAAAAGCGAGGAAAGGTACCGTGGTTTAATGAATAATCTTGATGCAGGAATTGTAGTTCATGCTCCTGACACCTCTATAATAGTCAACAATCAAAAAGCAGCAGAGTTATTAGGGTTAAATGATGGGAAAATGATCGGGAAAACAGATGCGGATACCGCTTGGGTGTTTTTTAGAGAAGATAAATCAATAATGGCAATTGAAGAATACCCTATAAACCAAATTATTTCCAATAAAAAATCACTTAAGAATTTCAGAATTGGAATAAATAATCCTAAAACCAAGGATGTTATTTGGCTTTTAGTTAATGGGTTTCCAGAGATTGATGCTAATGGAGAAATATTTGAAGTAGTAATTAGTTTTATCGATGTCACAGAACAAAAGGTGATGGAACTAGAATTAGTAAAAGCCAAAGAACAAGCTGAAACTGCTAATAGAGCAAAGACGGATTTTCTTGCCAACATGAGTCATGAAATTAGAACCCCATTAAATGGAATAATAGGTTTTACTCATTTGTTAATGAAAACAAATCTGGAAAAAAATCAATTAGAATATATGGGTACTGTTAGTGAATCAGCTACAACATTGATGCACATAGTAAATGATGTTTTGGATTTTTCTAAAATTGAATCGGGAAAGTTAGAATTAAGTATTGAAGAAGTAAACCTTTTTGAATTAATTAAACAAGTTGTTGATTTGTTTAAATATCAAGCTGTTCAAAAAGGTCTTAAATTGACTTTTACAATGGATAATAACGTTCCTGAATATGTTTTAGCCGACTCAATAAGATTAAAACAAATATTGGTAAATTTATTGAGTAACGCTTTGAAGTTTACTGATTTTGGAGAAATTAGATTAGATATAAGTGAGACAGGTACATTTAAAGATGATTATTTAGGTTTAAATTTTTCTGTAAAAGATACTGGAATTGGTATAAAGTTAAATAACAATGAAAAAATATTTAACTCCTTTGTACAAGAAGACAATTCAACGAGTAGGAAATTTGGAGGAACAGGTTTGGGGCTAGCTATTTCCAATAATTTATTAGCTCTAATGGACAGTAAATTACATTTGCAAAGTGAATATGGGGAAGGAAGTAATTTTTACTTTGATGTTAAATTTAAAAAAATCACTCCTACAATAGTTAACGTATTAGATTTTGGAAAATCTTCAATTGAGACGGAAAGTATACCTTCAGAAATTTTGAATAATAAGAGAGTGCTAATTGTTGAGGATAATAAAATCAATATGCTTTTGGCGAAAACATTGGTAAAAAGATTAATTACAAATTGTATTATTTTTGAAGCTAAGGATGGGAATGAGGGAGTTGAAATGTATGTGAAGGAGAAACCGGATGTTATATTAATGGATATTCAAATGCCAAATAAGAATGGATATGAAGCCGCTTATGAAATTAGAAAATTGGAAGGGGATACATCAAAAACACCAATAATTGCTGTTACTGCAGGTATTTTGACCGGAGAAAAAGAAAAATGTTTTGAATCAGGAATGGATGATTATCTCCCAAAACCGATCATTATTTCTGATTTAGAAAGCATGCTTTTAAAATGGTTAAATAAATAG